CGCCGCGCAAGCGCCTCACGGACGCCCGCGTCGTACTTGTCACGCCAAATGGGAAGGCTGATGCCGAAGTTCAGAAGAATCGGATCATTGCCGCTTCCCGGCGTCGAGCTGTTCATCGCCTCGCCTGTGACGATGTAATCCAGGCCCACCATGAACTCCGGCAACCCGTCCCGCCTTGCAACCTCGGACAGGAGCCGCTGCTCTTCGATCTGCTCATCCATAGCCAGCAGCATCGGATTTGAGCGCCGGGCGATCTCGGCCAGACCGTCGGCGTCAACTGACGCGATCCGTCCAGGCAAGCCGGTCATCCTCGCGACCTCTTCGCCGGACGGGCGATTGAGAGCGGCGTTCAACTCGGCGATATAGGCCGGGCGCATCGACCGGAGCTGCGTGAGCCGGTCTTCGAGTTGCCCGAGTTCTACCTGTACACGGATCAACTCCGGGTGCGACCCCGATCCCACGCGGTAGCGAGCCCGCAGCACTTCTTCGAAGGACCGCAGTAGGTCAAGGTTCTCCTCGGTGATCGAGATCGTCGCGTCGAGGTACGCCAGATCGTGCAGGGTCGATACGACACGCTCCGTGACAGAAAGCCGGACGGCCTCGAATCGCCTCCATGCCGCAGCCGCCGCCTTCGACGCTGCGTCCTCTCGGTTCTGGAGCTGACCCGGCCACGGGAAAGCCTGACTGACGCCGACTCTCGCCTCCTGCGGGCCAGTGCGCGTCTGCACCTCTTCGAGAAAGAATCCGACACTCAATCGAGGATCGGGTAACGCGCCGACCTGGGGTAGCCGCTCGGCGGAAGCACGCCAGCGCTGGTACGCCGCCTCAACCTCGGGGCTGTGGTACAGGGCGTAGCGGACAAACGCATCGGGCGAGGCGTCTGGCGCGATTGATGGCCCGAGCATCTCGGTTGATGCCGAGGATTCCCGGAAGGCAGACGGAGGCATCTGCTCGATCCCCCGCGGCAGAGTTCGGTCGTGTGACTGCGTGATGTCATGGGGCCGATCGAACGGGGACGAACACCCCGCGAGCAGACCAGCCGCTGCGGCGCAGATCGCGCTCGCGGCAATTCGCGATGCCATGGATGGCTCCTGAGTTTCTGGTGATCGGAGAGC
This Phycisphaerales bacterium DNA region includes the following protein-coding sequences:
- a CDS encoding TolC family protein, with amino-acid sequence MASRIAASAICAAAAGLLAGCSSPFDRPHDITQSHDRTLPRGIEQMPPSAFRESSASTEMLGPSIAPDASPDAFVRYALYHSPEVEAAYQRWRASAERLPQVGALPDPRLSVGFFLEEVQTRTGPQEARVGVSQAFPWPGQLQNREDAASKAAAAAWRRFEAVRLSVTERVVSTLHDLAYLDATISITEENLDLLRSFEEVLRARYRVGSGSHPELIRVQVELGQLEDRLTQLRSMRPAYIAELNAALNRPSGEEVARMTGLPGRIASVDADGLAEIARRSNPMLLAMDEQIEEQRLLSEVARRDGLPEFMVGLDYIVTGEAMNSSTPGSGNDPILLNFGISLPIWRDKYDAGVREALARRLAVAGERADQANRIAAGIHRAWFEHTDADRRVRLYENTLIPKAEESLRASLAGFRAGETSFLDLLDTERTLLEFAIAAERARADRGKALARLNTLVGEPVPTDAADPSARTDASDEVQP